The Candidatus Binataceae bacterium genome window below encodes:
- a CDS encoding DUF58 domain-containing protein, which translates to MLEARAFEPDFLRRLDGLVLGVQRSRTVREGRRTLGRVQGLGIEPESFKEYTEGDDLRFLDWNAFARLDDLTIRTFRAEREIEVTILVDASASMGLPREDDKLGFALGLAAALAYVAMASNDAVRIGAFPSAARGGALRLQTSALHRRRETYPAFRTFVSEVRPGGATQMSAAVERLLLERRPAGTVILISDFLISAAEYEQALRGLLRARHEVKVIHVLGDRESSGDYPPGHYRVRDSETGELCEVTLGAGAAQSCRRRAERLSSELAAFCASHGMVYARAFGASHFDDIVMREFPRLGVMR; encoded by the coding sequence ATGCTCGAGGCGCGCGCATTCGAGCCCGACTTTCTCCGCCGGCTTGACGGGCTGGTGCTCGGCGTCCAGCGCTCGCGCACCGTCCGCGAAGGCCGCCGCACGCTCGGGCGTGTGCAGGGACTCGGCATCGAACCCGAAAGTTTCAAGGAATACACCGAGGGCGACGACCTGCGCTTCCTCGACTGGAACGCGTTTGCGCGGCTCGACGACCTGACGATCCGCACCTTTCGCGCTGAACGCGAAATCGAAGTCACCATCCTGGTCGACGCCAGCGCCTCGATGGGATTGCCGCGCGAGGACGACAAGCTCGGCTTCGCGCTGGGGCTGGCGGCCGCGCTCGCCTACGTCGCGATGGCGAGCAATGACGCGGTGCGGATCGGGGCGTTCCCTTCTGCCGCGCGGGGCGGCGCGCTGCGCCTGCAAACCTCGGCGTTGCATCGCCGGCGCGAGACTTATCCCGCCTTCCGGACCTTCGTCAGCGAGGTACGGCCGGGCGGCGCCACGCAGATGTCGGCAGCGGTGGAGCGCCTGCTGCTCGAGCGCCGGCCCGCCGGCACCGTCATCCTGATTTCCGACTTCCTGATCTCCGCCGCCGAATACGAACAGGCGCTGCGCGGCCTGCTCCGCGCGCGGCACGAGGTCAAGGTCATCCACGTGCTGGGCGACCGCGAGAGCAGCGGCGACTATCCGCCGGGACACTATCGCGTGCGCGACTCGGAAACCGGCGAGCTGTGCGAGGTCACTTTGGGCGCGGGCGCCGCCCAAAGCTGCCGGCGGCGGGCCGAGCGGCTGTCGTCCGAGCTGGCCGCGTTTTGCGCCAGCCACGGCATGGTGTACGCGCGCGCCTTCGGCGCGAGCCATTTCGACGACATCGTGATGCGCGAATTTCCTCGTCTCGGCGTGATGCGGTGA